AGGAGTTACAATCAACGGTCAGTTGGTTGGGTCTAAGAAGATGAAGAACAACAAAATCCAAACATATTTCGGCACCATCTCCATATACTCTAAAACAGACGGTGTGCAGGTTATAGTAGGAACTGACAGAATCGACCTGATGGAAGGCAGGAACAATCACTCCTTCTCTTGGGGAGCCACAGCTGAGCTTGCACTTTACAGGTATCAAAAAACAAACGTATTCCAACAAACACCACAAATTATAGGAATCAGTGACTGCAAGCTAGCAAACTTGACAATATACTTGACCTGCAGATTTAGGGAACAAACCTGTAGTTTTGTTAAGTTAAATTAGTTTTGTCCATCATATGGCCATCATTTTTTAAGAGGATAAGAGTATTTATAACATGTAACTTTCATAATCTGATGTATTTccaaaattaaattgaatattcaatagaatatttttttatccatgttattcatttaatacattttaattggatCATGTGGAATTATTGGCTATTATTGggacatttattattttatttagggatagttcacccaaaaatgaaaagtctgtcatttattactcaccctcacttttttccaaacccataagaccttggTTCATCttaagaacacaaattaagatatttttgatgaaatcagagagctttcagaccctgcatagacagcaacacaactgaaacattttatggcccagaaaggtagtaaggacatcattaaaacagtCCACATGACTTCAACCTTAGTTTTTTGAATAtacgagaatattttttgtgcgcaaagaaaacaaaaataacgactttattcaacaatttcttctcttcagtgTCAGAGTTCGACGCGCGTTCACGAGAGTACCATTTGtaacaaaaatagataaaatgaatttaattaatttgtatattcacTGGAAAAAATCTAGCCTAAGCCGACAAGAAGCAACTATTAAACATGAGTTAAGTTGAATCAAATTAACTGTGAAAGTCATTTCAACTTATgaaactgacttaaaaaatcaTTTGTTGCCATGATTTTTTGATTATATTATTACCTGTAACATGTCTGTGCCGTATCCAAATTAAGAATTAACGACCATTTCTACAGACTTAGCAAAGAGACAGCAGAGAAAAAGCGAGAGCGTTTAACTCGTCAGCAACAAATTGCATGCGTCGTGGTATTGTTGTGAATGCGAAGAACACgtaagagaagaaattgttgaataaagtcctatttttgttttctttcttcacaaaaaaatatactcgtagcttcgtaaaattacggttgaaccactgatgtcacatggactattttaatgatgtccttactacctttctgggccttgaacatgtcagttgcattgctgtctatagaggatcagagagctcttggatttcattaaaaatatcttaatttgtgttccgaagatgagcGAAGGTatcacgggtttggaacgacatgagggtgagtgatcactgacagaattttcatttacgggtgaactatccctttaaatgcagTTCTCTGCATTTGGTAATATATGCAAAACTCTTTTCTTATCAGGATGAAGGTCACCATAGTGAAAGAGCAACATGTTACCGTGACGATTGATGGGAGGATTTCTGTGATGGTGCTTTTACATCGGGTGTGGAAGAAGCATCCTGTGCAGGTGGACTTCCTGGGCATTTACATGTCTAGCGACAACAAATACTCCACACAGGTTCATGGTCTCATTGGTAAGttacttaatatttaaatgtacgAAACAGCTTAAACACATTATTCAACACACCAACAAGTGTGTGGGTCTTCTTCTCAAAAATGGATTTTGCGTCTCATAACAGGTCAGTTTGCACAAGAACCAAAACTGAAGGTGTACGGCATGCATGAGGGAGCAGATCCAAAGAAGAAGGAGGCCACAATGGAAGTGAAAGGCAACAAAATAGCTGTCACCAGGTAATATCACATACCAATctcatttcttttaatttataagGATGTTAAATGTCCTCACTAGTTGGTTGTGTGTTATCTTGTTTGTGCTTTAAATGATTACAATTTCTCTGATAATCATAAATATCCTGTCcagaaaatgattttaaaatctgcataactgaaagacataaaacaaaaaacctacCATGATGTATAAATACTTTCCAATTCAAATAATTGatcacttttcacaatacagcAATAAGAATTTGGgggaatatttttaattttcatgaaaaaaaacaaaaaacaaaaaaaaacgacaTTTTCTTCAGTGACCTCCTTAAGATCCACCCAATCCAACTTCTTTTCTATcatgttcatattttaaaaatgtgcaatatCTGTATATCAATCAGGGGCTGGCAGAAGGATTACAGACGTGACAAGAAGCGAGGTTCAGATGTCTACTGCTGGTTTATCCATAACAGTGGGAAAGGCTTCATTGATGGCAGTTATACCAGCTATATCCTGCCTCAGCTGGACAGCTTCCTGACCGCTATCTGAGAGCATGAGTGTGGCAGCTAGCTTAGGATACTTGctaagagagaaaaagaggctGATTGGTAGAAATCTGTTATTTTATACAAGCAATAAGAAGCATAGTAAACTGAAACATGCCAttttgccatttaaaaaaaggtttttaataCTACAAGAAagtatatatacaaaacataggAAAACAGTGATGCACAATAACCGACTGAACTGAAATTACTTAAAGCCAATCAAAAActaattaatgtattataagACTTCTGACTTGAGCGTTTGCAGTGAAACATTTGATCgaaaatttgatttaattaaatattttaatcatatgCAACCATTTTCAATGACAACAGAGATAACAATggacaaaaaaacataataaaaaccaTTGGTCATTTTGTTCCAATATGTAAATCAGGTCATTTAAGAGTCTTTATTATGCACTCTGACACAGTAGAGGCGTCATGGAGAAGAAAGAACATCAGGCCAATTTAGAGAAGTCCTCATATGCAATCCCCTCCACTGTCTTTCCTTTCATCCGACCCTAaaccaagacaaaaaaaaacttgctttaGATGAGTGGCTCTCAATCCTGGAgaaccgttgtgctgcttaaagggttagttcacccaaaaattaaaattctgtcattaattactcaccctcatgtcgttccaaacccgtaagaccttcgttcatcttcagaacacaaattaagatattttttatgaatttttatgaattccgagagctctctgcccctccatagacagcaatgtaaaggtccagaaaggtagcacggacatcggtaaaataatccatgttaCATCGCAactttacgaagctacgagaatactttttgtacgcaaagaaaacagaaataacgactttattcaacaattcgtctcctccgcgttactctagcgccattttggagtcTATATGCGGTCGGATATGTTGTTtacgttcaaatcaaagcgtaaacaacgTATCTGCGTTATGCAGCTGACATAGAACAGCATACACTGTTTacgttcagtggatactctccaaaatgacACTACAGGGTAGAGGAGACAAGTTGTttaataaagtcgttatttttgttttctttgcgtacaaaaagtattctcgtagctttgtaaagttacggttgaaccacggATGTAACGTGGATTATTTTGCtacatttctggaccttgatcgtggtgATTACAATGCTgtttatggagggtcagagagctcacggaattaatcaataatatatacgggtttggaacgacatgagggtgagtaattaatgacagaattttcatttttgggtgaactatcccttattATTTTACTGGACAACATGAAACATTGTGTTCAGGAATCTTTGAATAGAAACTTCAAAAAGAACAGTattgaaatacaatttttgtttataaatgtatttactctcTTCTGATCAATTGAAGGTATCTTTTCTgcataaaagtaataatttcttactACACCAGCATATAGAAAGCTAAAGAAATTGACTAAAAGCTACAAAACCACACTCTAATTTCATAAGGTGCAATGAATTAGAGCCAGCATTTTAATAGTGTGCAGTGACAATTTTCAGAATGAGCTTACCGAGTCTAACATGAGTGTAGCAGAGAATTTGTGCTCATTTATGCCTTCCAGGATGGCCTCTGTGTCTTTATATTGACCGTTCACAATCAAAACTCGCTTGCCTGAAACAAAACGATAGATTAGATTgagaatttctttctttcttcattttgagtgaaaaaagtaACAGGTAATACCAGGAGCTGGAATGACCGTCTCCAAATGACTCTGGTCCAGTTTGAGTTTGTCTCCAGAGTCGATCATCTTCACCACAGCTGTGTATTTATCCTGCACTTCCTGTAAtatcacacacacgcacacaataTCACTGTAGGAAACATCTAATCACTCAGTGTGGATGACAAGAGTCTTCAGTTACCCGAATGACTGCCTTCTTCTTGTAATACTTCTCTCCCAGTCTCTTAGTAATCACTTTCACTACAATGTTTGCATGTATCCAGTTATCTGATCTTACAGATTTCTTCTTCTGTTCCTCCATCTGGAAAACACACAAAGGGAAAGTTCTGGTTGAATCATAGAAACATAAACGTGCAACAAAACTGCATGATCTGTGTGGAtttcatgaatatatatatatatatatatatatatatatatatatatatatatatatatacacacactgtatatataacacCAACATTACAACAAAAGTagctaaaagaaaaatgttaataaagaaCATGCCTCTATTATTTCATCCAGAGCCGATTTCTTTTTCTTGTCCTTAGAGTCTCCACTGTGGGAAGACTCTTTCCTTTTTGCAGAGGCTGCAGCTTTGAGGGCACTAGGACCCAAAGtggtgctatagaaataaaacatAGTCATTGTCACCCAAACTACAGCCATATTGCTTTATGAGACTTTTAGACTGGTTATACCTTGTTTTAGAAGGCCCCGCTAAAGCAATGTCTAAATTAAAAGCTACTTTCTCATCTTCATTCATTCGCTTCAGTTCTGTGAAAACTGGTTCTTCCTGTAGAGACATGGACAATGAAAATTTGAacaagagaaaagaaagaaaactaatttttttcagcacacaaacacacctctGGCTCCTTGCCTTCCCGACCACGGCGAACTTGTTCTTCGATGAATTTGGCACTGCGTTCTTCATCATCCATATCCTGTTTCTTCTTCCTCTCCAGCTCCTCCTGCCTGCGGATCGTCTCCGGATCACGATCAATGTACTGGACATACCAGCCTTTAGGCGTCTCATCCACTTTGCAATAACCTGTACACACAATCTAAATGAAACACCTAGACTACTGTGCAAAAGTCATCAAGaatgcatttatctgatcaaaaattcagtaatttagtgaaatattactatcatttcaaataactattttctattgtaatatatattttaaaatgcactttattcctgctaaattttcagcatcattactctagtcttcagtatcgcatgatccttcagaaacaattctaacatgctgatatgaaacatttctttttattagaaatattgaaaatggttgtgccatttaatattttttgtggaaaccacaatgctttattctttgatgaatatttatttaaaatatatattttttataacaatgtaaaaagtattcaccatcacttttgatcaattcaatgcatccttgctaattaaaagtaaatagaaaaaaaaaaaaaaaatcctactgacctcaaaattttgaatggtattgtatGTTGTGCATATCTGGcgttttagtcaataaaatgtatagGATGCTTGCCTTCTCTCCCAAGCCATTTGGTGAAGTCGGTGAGAGTCTCCCACTGAGTAGAGTTCATGTGAACGTGTTCCCGATGACTGATGTACTCATTATACACAATGTTATTGTGAACTCGCTTAGTCCCTGCAAACACGAACACAGACCGTCTCAGCCAACAATAATaaagcaaacacaaaacaaattaatataatactgattaataaataaaaacagcaatgaCTTACCAAAACGTCTTCGGAGCAGCTCTATGAAGTCACTTTTGAACTCCCTATAAAATCAgaatttaaaatcacaagtgATCTCAAAGACAGCTGGATCAATGGATGGATGTGGATAAACTGTGTGTTGACTTACTCTGAGAAGTAGTTCAGGAACTGGTTAGGGTTCTCTGAAGCTAACAGCAGCTGTCTCTGATGAGACTCAGACATGCAGTGACATTTAAACCCATTCTGCAATCAAGAGAGATCATGTTAGCTGACAATATTGTCAAAGTCTGGTTTTGAAAAACACCCTATATTGCTCAAAATCATGTCCAGATAGGCTCAATGTCCATATGTTGCACCAAAATGCTGTCTAACTAGGTTTTGACACTACACAGTCATTGCCTGTAACGCACAAACATATGCTGACTACATAAGGAGGTCACTTGTTTTTAAGACAGTCTATGGGGTCGGTAGCTTACTAAGttttcattgaatcatttagCATGTTGCAAGACacatattacaaattataatcAAACATGCTATCTAGAAAGGCAGCAAAAGTTTTGTAACATAGCCTAAGATATCCAATAATGCTCTTTAGGTATAGGGCAATGGTGTCAAAAAAGGCTGAAAAAAATATAGGAAAATTAATACAGACTAAGTAGTACTTATACCTAAATtagataataaaaaattaaatgaattaatttatacaTGCCAATTACGCGTTAATGAAGAATAAGACACATGTTCACATAAACTTACTTCATCTCTACATTGTTTCTGACACATCTGACAATACCAGCGCAGTTTCTGAAGGCCTTTGGCTTTAATTCTGTTTCCAATCGCTTTAGGACTTAGAAAATCGGCTTTCCCCATTTTAATCAGTCCAAAAAAATCAAGatttactgaaaaataataacagttccaGTGTCTCAACACTTCCTACTCTTCCTTGCGTTGTGACGCGAGTCCCTCGCGTTGCTAACATGCGTGTTTCGTCACTGATCCGTGTGTATCTCTACTATCGCGAGATTATGATGAGACGTCTTCCTGCGCTTTATTTGCGCCTGCGCAGACCGGCGGCTCTGACCTTCATTGAAGTGAACATGTTCGCCAGGACCAGCGCGGCGGTGTTCCTCCCACAATGGTAcgaatttattgatttgttgAATATGTGTTTATCTGGGAATATGcatttaatgtgtgtttttaagtAATGAAACTAAATTGCGTCAGTTGCTCAATGAAATGCGGATGAGGTGGAACAAGGACGCGCTGAACTCTAGGCCGCAGTGTACTTAAGCGTATATGACAGCGCGCGACTTGACATTTCTATGTTTATTTTGGTTATTTAATGGCAATACGCTGCTAAACCCACATATTTAATCAAATGATGTTCTTGAGTTATGAACTGTTTGTTTGGAAACCGTTCTATCTTGTCGTTCAATGATAGGCATGCATTGCATCCAGGGTATGCATTGCTTTCAATGCAACTTCAATTTCTGTCATATTTATTGATACATCATTGACCTGAGAGTTattatattgtgtttatttgtggaTGAGCTTAACTTCTATAAAACGTCTCTTGCAGTGGGCAGGTCAGGAACATGGCTACCTTGAAGGACAGTAAGTAAACCTTCCTTTTGCTTTATAAAAGGTCAGCTGTTATTAATGTCTATACAAATGCAGGGTTGTTTTAGTTAATGTACTTAATGTTATTTGTATCTGGCTAATATGTgttttgcatttatattatGATATCTAACAGACAGTTGTATGAAGTTTCtgatcattgtttttttttttttttctctctcgccAGTCACCATTCGGTTGAAGTCCATCAAGAACATCCAGAAGATCACCAAATCCATGAAGATGGTGGCAGCAGCAAAGTATGCCAGAGCTGAGAGGTCCCTGAAGCCCGCCCGGGTCTATGGCACCGGTGCTATGGGTATGCAACATATGATCCACAAAATTAAGTTTGTAATGCACAAATATTCTGATATACATTTAGAACGTCTTGTGATAATATGGTAATGTTATTTCTTTTCATAACTTTGTTGTTTAGCTCTATACGAGAAGGCTGAGATCAAGGCTCCAGAAGACAAGAACAAGCACTTGATCATTGGTGTGTCATCTGACCGTGGTCTCTGCGGTGCCATCCACAGCAGCGTGGCCAAAGCCATGAAGACTGAGATCGCCAAGCTCTCTGGTGCTGGCAAAGAAGTCATGGTTGTCAATGTGGGTGACAAACTCAGAGGTCTGCTGTACAGGTAGATTTGTCTCCCTTTTTCAGTTTTGTCTCTGTTATTCTCATTCAGACATTTAAGTTTTTAGATGCATCACAGTGGTTTCAAATACCACTTTTTGCAATGTTCTTTGCTTGAATCTCTCCCTCTGCTTCTGTAAACCATCAGGACCCATGGCAAACACATCCTGATCAACTGTAAGGAGGTGGGCCGCAAGCCTCCTACTTTTACTGATGCTTCTATCATTGCCACAGAGCTGCTGGACTCTGGCTACGAGTTCGACAAGGGGTCCATCGTATACAACAGATTTAGGTTTGATACATAATGCACATTGTTATATACTGAAAATAGAACCCTTTTTTTATTGCCTTTGATGCTGATTTGTGTCGTCTTCAGGTCTGTGATTTCATATAAGACAGATGAGAAACCTCTATTTTCCATTGACACTGTTGCAAACTCAGGTATTGTTTCATTGTTGGACTGAATACCCATCATGACACGTAAAACAACATAATAGTTGGATTACAGTTGAAACCACATTAAACATGTCAGAGAGCCCAGCTTGTTTGTGAGCAGGAGTAAATCTAGGGATGCATGATGTATTGTGTCGTTGCTTATCgggcaatattattattatttatttttattaaatggtgttatttgaatttgtaataaaaaaaaaaaaaatgattgggCATCCTCATTTCCCCGATAATTTTTAGATTTCGATCACCTGTGCCATCATTTAACATGCTTTATGTAATCTATACATGCGATAATGCATGTAATCTTTAGAAAACAGCAATCaatattctttttttcatactgtagATTATAAGATGCATATATAGCTCATTTGTagtctttaatatattttatttgtttaatttaaaaatgtatagatTTTCCTTTTTAACTGATTGAAAACATTCCAAGGCATCATCTCAGGACTgtcataattatatataattatgtaataattattatatatatatatatatgtgtatgtatgtacgccacacacacatatatatatatatatatatatatatatatatatatatatatatatatatatatatatatatatatatatatatatatatatatatatatatatatatatatatatatatatatatatatatatatatatatatatatatatatatatatatatacactctacaggaataaattatatacgTAAAATGTCAGGCAGAGACAGCTGTACACCCTTTATCTGCCAAATCATGAAAACAATTATCAGTTTAACAGTATTAGACAGCATTTTGACATCAGTGCACTCCAAAAAAATACTGATGCAATCATGTAAGAAATGTTATCCCAATAAATTGATACATTGTTGTTATCAGTATAGCCTTATTTCATGCGttcttgttttgttgttgtgctAAATTTGACTCTTTTTGCTGGGGTTTAATATGTGATCAAGTGACACTGGAACAAAATCGATAATTTGTCATGTGTTTTGTTCAGAAAACATGGGCATCTATGATGATATCGATGCTGATGTGCTGAGGAACTATCAGGAGTTTGCTCTGGTCAACATCATCTACTTCGGGCTGAAGGAGTCCACCACCAGTGAGCAGAGCGCCAGGATGACCGCTATGGACAACGCCAGCAAGAACGCTTGTGAGTCATTTTATATCATCTTCCTTTTAGTTTCAAAAGACTTTGATGGCCAGTTTCCTATATTCCTTGCTAAAGTGTGATCTTTACTAATGTTATCACTCATACTTGAGGATTCTCATTTgctatcttgtttttttttttttccctctccatCAGCTGAGATGATTGACAAGCTGACTCTGACCTTCAACCGAACCCGCCAGGCCGTCATCACTAAGGAGCTCATTGAGATCATTTCTGGAGCCGCTGCTCTGTAAGATGTTTTTACTCTTTCTTTGCCCTTCTCTTACTCTCATTATAACCCATGCATGCCACCTGTCTTCctcattctttcattcattcattcattctttttattGGGTTATGGTTTTCTAATGCCCTGTTCTTTTATATCCACAGCAtgtttatatttcttttaatttcatAAACTTATCtattttgtgtgttgtttttacACTGTTAATTTAACCCACATTAATCTAATTTCCATCTTTCCCTCACTGACCTTCCATAATATGCATGCATTCACCATTCACAGAACCTGAAGCGTGACTGAGGTAATGTCCTGCAGCTGACTGTAGAATACATTGTGTGCTTATAGAGAAACAGCATTGACACtgcattttagtgtttttgctTTCTTTATAAGGTGTTTTGTTGCATGTGGTGggttcttttattttatttggtttaaCGGAGAAGTTAATTTACACAGGCCATTAGTAAAAGCTGCATAAGttgtgtaaacttttttttttttttgctagagTGTGACACAATGACTTCTAGTCTTATCGGTTAGGTCTGAAACATACTCTATATGCAAGTACATGAATGTAAATGCTTCTTTCATATAGAATGTTTCTGGCCTTGTATTTGACTAATATATGTTCACACCAACACAAATGTTTGTCGCAACCATTCGCGTGCAGTTTGACTGTTCAGACCAATGCTGAAAAGAAAACAGCAGAAAGGCTGAATGAAATCGCAAATTCGCTGTCTGCCAGTAGGTGGAGCTTGTTAAATAGCAGAAATACAACGGTAAACAAACACAGCTGTGTGCAACTTTACACAACTTCCTCCGCTGTTCATTGTAGCTCAGCACAATAGTCTTTTCGTGAGCACTACCAAGTTGTACTTTTACGTAATCACATCAGCTGTGTACATGTGACCAAAAGCTTAAATCTTATTGGTTGGCGGAGgtttttctgtaaaaacacaCTGTTGCTTTGACGGCATGCAAATGTTCATGTCGAACAGCTGTGTATTCGATTGTGAAAAAAGATTTTCCGCAACTAATCTTCGCACTCAATATTTgttttggtgtgaacaggccttgaGTGTTTAGAATGTACtaaattatatttcttttctcattacagataaagAGGAGCCCTGTAAACGTTCAGTGTGGTTCTGGCGTACATGCTCTCCAGTTCAGTCACCTGGTGTAGAATTCATAAATATATGTGTGCTTCTGTTTGTACAATTATCAGAGAAAATAAACCTCTTACAGAGAAACGCCATCCGTTTGAGTTCTAGTATATGTCTTAATCAGCTTTGATGTCctcctaaaaaaaataaatacgtttCCCGTCTCATGCTTGTTTTCCATTGGAATTAAAGCTTGTGAACTCTTCTTTGAAGCCGCAGGCTCGGCAACGCTCAGAGGTTATCAATACACAAAGCATTTGAAGAGAAAACGTCTGCCAAAACAGAACACAAGGTCAATCCTTCCAATAAACCCTCTCTGGCGTTTACGTATTTTGCTTAGAACAGTATTAAGTTACTTTGAACTGATTACTGATAAACCCAATTGACTTAACGGCATCCTTATTGTTCCTTCTTATAATTGCCAATCAAAACAAGTTTAGCCTCCTTGTTATCCATTTGAAACTCAAGCCCGGCCAGCCACCACAGTATCAGATTAAATGATCAGGCAGCGGTGTTGGGTGTCTGGATCCATGAAAGGGTGAATTTGGGGGTCACTGATTGTAGAAGAGGGTCTGATCTATTAAAGTAATGGACAAGTAGAAAGTTTGACCATATGGGTCACTCATACATTATTTAATCAGCTGCCACTGGAGCTCAGATTCTGATGGTTATCATCTGAGAACTGATGCGCATCAACATACCCAAccgttgtttttgtttttttttcttctgaagaCATTTTTGAGTCATCCAAGTTCATTATGCAttagaataattattattattattatttatttgtgaatataAGTAAATGTTTCAGTGCACAATTGAcaatcaaacatttttatttggagCAAAAATAGCTGAAAAGAAATCATTTATAGCGTTCCATATATATTTTACTAGTAATATAAGCATATGAGCTGACTTTGAAATGACTTTTTAGCATCAAAAACTATTTTCTTGACATTTATGTTTGCATAAAAGTGAATCTTTGACCAAACTTTACACAGTGGTGAAATTGTTATTTTGGAAAATATTAAATCCAACTCAGTCTTTTCTGAGTAAATCATATAAATTGATATAaacttttacttaaaataactaataaaacaaCTAGTAACCATACTTCTACTGTAAGCTACCATAATACTGTTAGAACAAAGGTAGACAcagatatattaaataaattgaaatgataA
The sequence above is drawn from the Onychostoma macrolepis isolate SWU-2019 chromosome 04, ASM1243209v1, whole genome shotgun sequence genome and encodes:
- the atp5f1c gene encoding ATP synthase subunit gamma, mitochondrial isoform X3, producing MMRRLPALYLRLRRPAALTFIEVNMFARTSAAVFLPQCGQVRNMATLKDITIRLKSIKNIQKITKSMKMVAAAKYARAERSLKPARVYGTGAMALYEKAEIKAPEDKNKHLIIGVSSDRGLCGAIHSSVAKAMKTEIAKLSGAGKEVMVVNVGDKLRGLLYRTHGKHILINCKEVGRKPPTFTDASIIATELLDSGYEFDKGSIVYNRFRSVISYKTDEKPLFSIDTVANSENMGIYDDIDADVLRNYQEFALVNIIYFGLKESTTSEQSARMTAMDNASKNASEMIDKLTLTFNRTRQAVITKELIEIISGAAAL
- the atp5f1c gene encoding ATP synthase subunit gamma, mitochondrial isoform X1; its protein translation is MMRRLPALYLRLRRPAALTFIEVNMFARTSAAVFLPQCGQVRNMATLKDITIRLKSIKNIQKITKSMKMVAAAKYARAERSLKPARVYGTGAMALYEKAEIKAPEDKNKHLIIGVSSDRGLCGAIHSSVAKAMKTEIAKLSGAGKEVMVVNVGDKLRGLLYRTHGKHILINCKEVGRKPPTFTDASIIATELLDSGYEFDKGSIVYNRFRSVISYKTDEKPLFSIDTVANSENMGIYDDIDADVLRNYQEFALVNIIYFGLKESTTSEQSARMTAMDNASKNASEMIDKLTLTFNRTRQAVITKELIEIISGAAALT
- the kin gene encoding DNA/RNA-binding protein KIN17, yielding MGKADFLSPKAIGNRIKAKGLQKLRWYCQMCQKQCRDENGFKCHCMSESHQRQLLLASENPNQFLNYFSEEFKSDFIELLRRRFGTKRVHNNIVYNEYISHREHVHMNSTQWETLTDFTKWLGREGYCKVDETPKGWYVQYIDRDPETIRRQEELERKKKQDMDDEERSAKFIEEQVRRGREGKEPEEEPVFTELKRMNEDEKVAFNLDIALAGPSKTSTTLGPSALKAAASAKRKESSHSGDSKDKKKKSALDEIIEMEEQKKKSVRSDNWIHANIVVKVITKRLGEKYYKKKAVIREVQDKYTAVVKMIDSGDKLKLDQSHLETVIPAPGKRVLIVNGQYKDTEAILEGINEHKFSATLMLDSGRMKGKTVEGIAYEDFSKLA
- the atp5f1c gene encoding ATP synthase subunit gamma, mitochondrial isoform X2, coding for MMRRLPALYLRLRRPAALTFIEVNMFARTSAAVFLPQCGQVRNMATLKDITIRLKSIKNIQKITKSMKMVAAAKYARAERSLKPARVYGTGAMALYEKAEIKAPEDKNKHLIIGVSSDRGLCGAIHSSVAKAMKTEIAKLSGAGKEVMVVNVGDKLRGLLYRTHGKHILINCKEVGRKPPTFTDASIIATELLDSGYEFDKGSIVYNRFRSVISYKTDEKPLFSIDTVANSENMGIYDDIDADVLRNYQEFALVNIIYFGLKESTTSEQSARMTAMDNASKNASEMIDKLTLTFNRTRQAVITKELIEIISGAAAL